Proteins found in one Coffea eugenioides isolate CCC68of chromosome 5, Ceug_1.0, whole genome shotgun sequence genomic segment:
- the LOC113772073 gene encoding caffeic acid 3-O-methyltransferase-like isoform X1 produces MDSLAETTKNQVVLKEEDEEEEHFSYAMQLVTSAAQPMVLLAAIRLDVFEIIARAGPGAQLSPSEIAANVSSENPNAAAMLDRMLRLLASYSVLTCSVATDVDGDHEIQTPTRVYGLAPVAKFFVQNKTKGGGSLSSLLALLQDKVFIDSWYQLEDAVCKGGDPFHRAHSTHAFEFLGSDPRFNEVFNKAMIHHTAIVINRMLERYKGFEHLKTLVDVGGGLGMNLNIITTKYPSLKGINFDLPHVIQHAPAYPGVEHVGGDMFESVPQGDAIFMKWILHDWDDDHCLKLLKNCYKALPDNGKVIAVDAILPVIPDDSARDKATCQTDLIVVTQYKGGIERYETEFLALATAAGFKGISVKCFVCNLWVMEFYK; encoded by the exons ATGGATTCTTTAGCAGAAACAACCAAGAACCAAGTTGTACtaaaagaagaagatgaagaagaagagcaCTTCTCGTACGCCATGCAGCTAGTTACCTCCGCAGCGCAGCCCATGGTGTTGCTTGCTGCCATCCGGCTCGATGTGTTCGAGATCATCGCCAGAGCTGGTCCCGGTGCTCAACTCTCGCCTTCAGAAATTGCGGCTAACGTGTCTTCAGAAAACCCAAATGCCGCTGCTATGCTGGATCGAATGTTGCGGCTTCTGGCAAGCTACTCGGTGCTCACCTGCTCCGTTGCCACCGACGTGGATGGCGATCATGAGATCCAAACGCCGACAAGAGTGTATGGATTGGCGCCGGTGGCCAAGTTCTTTGTACAGAACAAAACAAAGGGAGGAGGTTCACTTAGCTCCCTGCTGGCTTTGCTTCAAGATAAGGTCTTCATTGACAGTTG GTACCAATTAGAAGATGCAGTTTGCAAAGGGGGAGATCCGTTTCACAGGGCGCATAGTACACATGCATTTGAATTTCTTGGAAGCGACCCCAGATTCAATGAGGTATTCAACAAGGCAATGATCCACCACACAGCTATCGTCATAAACAGAATGCTTGAACGGTACAAAGGTTTTGAGCACCTCAAAACTTTGGTAGATGTTGGTGGTGGTCTTGGAATGAACCTCAATATAATCACAACTAAATACCCTAGTCTCAAGGGTATTAATTTTGATTTGCCACATGTTATACAACATGCACCAGCCTATCCTG GAGTTGAACATGTTGGAGGAGACATGTTTGAAAGTGTTCCACAGGGGGATGCCATTTTTATGAAG TGGATACTTCATGATTGGGATGATGATCATTGCTtgaagttgctgaaaaattgtTACAAGGCTTTACCAGACAATGGAAAGGTAATAGCTGTTGACGCAATTCTTCCTGTGATTCCTGATGATAGTGCACGCGACAAAGCTACTTGCCAAACAGATCTTATAGTGGTGACTCAATATAAAGGAGGAATTGAGAGATATGAAACAGAGTTTCTTGCCCTGGCTACTGCTGCTGGATTTAAAGGCATAAGTGTGAAATGTTTCGTATGTAACTTGTGGGTCATGGAATTCTATAAGTAG
- the LOC113772073 gene encoding caffeic acid 3-O-methyltransferase-like isoform X2: MDSLAETTKNQVVLKEEDEEEEHFSYAMQLVTSAAQPMVLLAAIRLDVFEIIARAGPGAQLSPSEIAANVSSENPNAAAMLDRMLRLLASYSVLTCSVATDVDGDHEIQTPTRVYGLAPVAKFFVQNKTKGGGSLSSLLALLQDKVFIDSWYQLEDAVCKGGDPFHRAHSTHAFEFLGSDPRFNEVFNKAMIHHTAIVINRMLERYKGFEHLKTLVDVGGGLGMNLNIITTKYPSLKGINFDLPHVIQHAPAYPGVEHVGGDMFESVPQGDAIFMKTTSINTFVVDTS; the protein is encoded by the exons ATGGATTCTTTAGCAGAAACAACCAAGAACCAAGTTGTACtaaaagaagaagatgaagaagaagagcaCTTCTCGTACGCCATGCAGCTAGTTACCTCCGCAGCGCAGCCCATGGTGTTGCTTGCTGCCATCCGGCTCGATGTGTTCGAGATCATCGCCAGAGCTGGTCCCGGTGCTCAACTCTCGCCTTCAGAAATTGCGGCTAACGTGTCTTCAGAAAACCCAAATGCCGCTGCTATGCTGGATCGAATGTTGCGGCTTCTGGCAAGCTACTCGGTGCTCACCTGCTCCGTTGCCACCGACGTGGATGGCGATCATGAGATCCAAACGCCGACAAGAGTGTATGGATTGGCGCCGGTGGCCAAGTTCTTTGTACAGAACAAAACAAAGGGAGGAGGTTCACTTAGCTCCCTGCTGGCTTTGCTTCAAGATAAGGTCTTCATTGACAGTTG GTACCAATTAGAAGATGCAGTTTGCAAAGGGGGAGATCCGTTTCACAGGGCGCATAGTACACATGCATTTGAATTTCTTGGAAGCGACCCCAGATTCAATGAGGTATTCAACAAGGCAATGATCCACCACACAGCTATCGTCATAAACAGAATGCTTGAACGGTACAAAGGTTTTGAGCACCTCAAAACTTTGGTAGATGTTGGTGGTGGTCTTGGAATGAACCTCAATATAATCACAACTAAATACCCTAGTCTCAAGGGTATTAATTTTGATTTGCCACATGTTATACAACATGCACCAGCCTATCCTG GAGTTGAACATGTTGGAGGAGACATGTTTGAAAGTGTTCCACAGGGGGATGCCATTTTTATGAAG ACAACATCCATCAATACTTTTGTAGTGGATACTTCATGA